Proteins encoded together in one Acidobacteriota bacterium window:
- a CDS encoding ATP-binding protein, with product MYLDLPGRVHNTKLATTKPLQPLFEALSNSFHAIEDAADGPSEIKVVVERDSSKPALYEDGHESSPVSAFTVIDTGIGFDSKNWKSFNTSDSTYKQARGGKGVGRFIWLKAFDTVEVTSSYPEDGTWKRRRFDFTLSADGVENDRMDDAPKTKRETRVKLIGLKEEYQKHCPKGVSIIGERIVEHFLSYFFFDQCPHLTLVDGDESLDLNEVFREIFGSATETKPFTVKKRKFELRHLRIYSSRERRDHRIHLCAYGREVDSERITKLIREVPTARLQDEQDKEFVYLGYVSGGYLDEHVNSERTGFLFPERDTDLEFPDVISKESLLGATTGELELYLKPYLEPLREEKMERIEDFVHTKAPQYRPILKHKPEALADISPEIRAEADLDRELRRIQFVIEEELRETQDKLLTADLEKMEDFEEYFRQYIEFLEKENDVGKSNLAQYIAHRKAVINALEKFLGFTDSGKYYREEVIHRFICPLRTTSDDLGFEEHNLWLIDDRLAFHEYLASDLPLKKMDILETDDRDRPDLVVFNRSHAFAPDDRRPFSSVVLIEFKRPERTDYTSDENPIQQVYGYISKIRDAKAKDRQGQTIRVQEKTPFYVYVACTLTPSIERYAKDFGLTITPDGQGYFGFNANHQAYVEIIDYRKLVEDAKSRNRALFEKLNLR from the coding sequence GTGTACCTGGATTTACCCGGAAGGGTTCACAACACTAAACTCGCGACCACCAAGCCTCTTCAGCCCCTGTTCGAGGCGCTGTCAAACTCATTCCATGCGATTGAAGATGCCGCAGATGGCCCCAGTGAGATCAAGGTCGTCGTAGAGCGGGACAGCAGCAAGCCAGCGCTCTATGAGGACGGGCACGAGTCGTCGCCAGTCTCTGCCTTCACGGTCATTGACACGGGCATAGGGTTCGACAGTAAGAACTGGAAGTCGTTCAATACGTCTGACTCGACCTACAAACAAGCGCGAGGCGGCAAAGGTGTAGGCCGCTTCATCTGGCTGAAGGCATTTGACACGGTTGAGGTGACCAGCTCGTACCCAGAAGACGGCACATGGAAGCGACGGAGGTTCGACTTCACTCTGTCGGCTGACGGCGTTGAAAACGACCGCATGGATGACGCCCCGAAAACGAAACGAGAAACCAGAGTCAAACTCATCGGCCTCAAGGAGGAGTACCAAAAGCACTGCCCCAAGGGAGTGTCGATCATTGGTGAACGCATCGTGGAACACTTCCTATCGTACTTTTTCTTCGACCAATGCCCGCACCTGACCCTTGTCGATGGGGATGAGAGCTTAGATCTGAACGAAGTCTTTCGAGAGATCTTCGGCAGTGCCACGGAAACAAAACCCTTCACAGTCAAGAAACGGAAATTCGAGCTACGTCACCTGAGGATCTACTCGAGCCGAGAGAGACGGGATCACCGCATTCATTTGTGCGCCTACGGGCGTGAGGTGGACAGCGAACGCATCACGAAGCTTATTCGGGAAGTCCCCACAGCAAGGCTCCAAGATGAGCAGGACAAAGAGTTTGTGTACCTGGGCTACGTCTCCGGAGGATATCTCGACGAACACGTCAATTCCGAGAGAACAGGGTTCTTGTTCCCGGAACGGGACACCGACCTTGAATTCCCTGACGTGATTTCAAAAGAATCGCTCCTCGGCGCTACAACCGGCGAGCTCGAGCTATACCTCAAGCCGTACCTCGAGCCTTTGCGCGAAGAGAAGATGGAGCGGATCGAGGACTTCGTTCATACCAAAGCACCGCAGTACCGCCCGATCCTCAAACACAAGCCGGAAGCTCTGGCCGACATCTCCCCCGAGATCAGGGCAGAGGCAGATCTCGATCGAGAGCTTCGGAGAATCCAGTTTGTCATCGAAGAGGAGCTCCGGGAAACGCAGGATAAGCTCCTGACGGCGGATCTGGAGAAGATGGAAGACTTTGAGGAGTATTTCCGGCAGTACATTGAATTTCTCGAAAAGGAAAACGACGTCGGAAAATCAAACCTCGCGCAATACATCGCCCACCGAAAGGCGGTCATCAACGCGCTCGAGAAGTTTCTCGGATTTACTGATAGTGGGAAGTACTACCGTGAAGAGGTCATCCACCGGTTCATCTGTCCACTGCGCACGACCTCGGACGACCTCGGCTTCGAAGAGCACAATCTCTGGTTGATCGACGACCGGCTAGCTTTTCACGAGTACCTGGCGTCCGACCTGCCGTTGAAGAAGATGGACATATTGGAGACCGACGATCGGGATCGACCGGACCTTGTCGTCTTTAATCGATCGCATGCGTTCGCACCAGACGACCGGAGACCGTTCTCGTCAGTTGTGCTCATTGAGTTCAAAAGGCCGGAGCGAACGGACTACACATCAGACGAAAACCCGATTCAGCAGGTGTACGGCTACATTTCGAAGATCCGAGACGCCAAGGCAAAAGACCGTCAGGGACAGACAATCAGAGTCCAAGAAAAGACTCCATTTTACGTCTATGTCGCGTGTACCCTTACTCCTTCTATCGAACGCTATGCCAAAGACTTCGGCCTCACGATTACCCCAGATGGTCAGGGGTATTTTG